In a single window of the Oscarella lobularis chromosome 2, ooOscLobu1.1, whole genome shotgun sequence genome:
- the LOC136183310 gene encoding uncharacterized protein, which produces MLSCGFEVAAAAFAFLSLSLLRADPLCPELDFNVYGVQPKDSNISDSSIASRIDPRYFLKPTQCPHSPSYYYYNGRGVAPSESTCRCDWPECAYYGDCCLGRGTNETQPPLYTLEEHRRLIDKDRLVCVNPSSELKDVQVEVVPHDYDYDEDDWRDITSNRASKKGWWMLKTCAPDWDPNESKSNLRTAIRQECENVTTRSSSFDDILLTMPVSTKNVTYSNVFCAVCNFVQLTTDHVFYWPTRRACYKVNEKQRMSSDGTAINVTENCLVGYFLPPENVSVRQCQPMTSTCLTREELNISESKYACLKSRCQEFVEYECFHPTYKNRFCALCRREKTKYFDDAYHSGVCPLTSRGCTGCTPLAAILNFSPNGNMMLRDSKTTVFVLKTCPVGKVSKSCIPLVCSSDLELVGLECRAPRYLTVQIILYANSTDGELKRAHHNNTVNRVTRSLLAFVRNLTFINSSVHVVNNSVRVVITAKASASVTVSNWEKIQSKILLFNLTFISNSILFSSELIKREHITIKPTRAPIICSAYIRLNSSQYTKTANNSILDLATGQTLNSTEYIVEENDTILRCNPYEAAFNTTIIVKTWQYDSLGVTLTIVSSAFSIVSCYLLLFTYFLFSKLRNYAGLCIMSYAFALGTFYVFLIFGAGLVNKATCTAMGFVLHFFTLSHLTWSTVLAVNLVNLFVVKRMQNPASSGQLIWKKFLFASLYAWGLPLVICLACTILIYTTNMDIAYASTTVCWLQGSRLASILAVAIPGAVALVVNLSCYIGLAVVLSRDLKATQNVSQKSKMLKLKKKCRVFLGLFCLLGLTLGFAWIAAFAGKEWLWYIFFAANITQAIVIFFVFVVSQKTRALYKKKFRAKHWQLPSSNQSESTKTSMVNKTDSMAMAKI; this is translated from the exons ATGCTCTCCTGCGGCTTCGAAGTTGCTGCCGCTGCGTTTGCTTTCCTCAGTTTATCATTGCTTCGTGCCGATCCACTTTGTCCGGAACTCGACTTCAACGTCTACGGCGTGCAGCCCAAGGACAGTAACATTTCCGACTCTTCAATTGCCTCTCGCATTGATC CCAGGTATTTTCTGAAGCCAACTCAGTGTCCTCATTCGCCGTCGTATTATTATTACAATGGTCGGGGCGTGGCCCCAAGCGAATCAACGTGCAGATGCGATTGGCCAGAATGCGCGTATTACGGCGACTGCTGCCTCGGCCGAGGAACCAACGAGACGCAGCCGCCGTTGTACACTCTAGAAGAACACAGGCGCCTC atTGATAAAGATCGACTCGTGTGCGTCAATCCGTCGTCGGAGTTGAAAGACGTCCAGGTTGAAGTAGTTCCCCATGATTATGATTATGATGAGGATGATTGGAGAGACATTACGTCTAACCGGGCATCAAAAAAAGGCTGGTGGATGTTGAAGACTTGTGCTCCTGATTGGGATCCCAACGAAAGCAAAAGTAACTTGAGGACAGCTATTCGTCAAGAATGCGAAAATGTAACGACTCGATCTTCCTCCTTTGACGACATTCTGCTTACAATGCCAGTCAGTACAAAAAACGTCACGTATTCAAATGTTTTTTGTGCTGTCTGCAACTTTGTTCAATTAACAACAGATCATGTTTTTTATTGGCCGACAAGACGTGCTTGTTATAAGGTGAATGAAAAACAAAGAATGTCGTCAGATGGGACTGCGATCAACGTGACGGAGAACTGTTTAGTTGGCTATTTTCTACCTCCTGAAAATGTCTCGGTGCGACAGTGTCAGCCTATGACTTCGACATGCTTGACTCGAGAAGAGTTGAACATATCTGAATCAAAATACGCGTGCTTGAAGTCAAGATGCCAAGAGTTTGTTGAATACGAATGCTTTCACCCAACTTACAAAAATCGTTTCTGTGCTCTTTgcaggagagaaaaaaccaaATATTTTGACGACGCGTATCATAGTGGCGTCTGTCCTCTTACTTCCAGGGGTTGTACTGGCTGCACTCCACTCGCAGCAATATTGAACTTTTCCCCTAATGGCAATATGATGTTGCGTGACTCGAAGACAACggtttttgttttgaagACTTGCCCTGTTGGCAAAGTATCAAAGTCTTGCATTCCTCTTGTTTGTTCGAGTGATTTAGAACTAGTTGGATTGGAGTGCCGAGCTCCTCGTTACCTTACCGTTCAAATAATCCTGTATGCAAATAGTACGGATGGAGAGTTGAAGCGTGCACACCACAACAATACGGTGAATCGCGTCACTCGATCGCTTCTTGCTTTCGTCCGAAATTTGACGTTTATTAACTCGAGTGTTCACGTAGTCAACAATTCAGTTCGAGTCGTCATTACCGCAAAGGCAAGCGCATCTGTGACGGTTTCTAATTGGGAGAAGATTCAGTCTAAAATCCTTCTattcaatttaacatttatATCAAATTCCATCCTGTTCAGCAGCGAACTGATCAAACGGGAACACATAACGATAAAGCCGACACGTGCTCCAATCATCTGTAGCGCTTACATTCGACTAAATTCCTCCCAATACACCAAAACGGCAAACAATTCAATCCTAGACCTAGCCACTGGCCAGACCCTGAACTCGACCGAATACATCGTAGAAGAAAATGATACGATTTTGCGATGCAACCCTTACGAAGCCGCTTTCAATACGACAATAATCGTCAAGACGTGGCAATATGACTCGCTAGGCGTCACTCTAACGATCGTGAGCAGCGCCTTCTCCATCGTCTCCTGCTACCTTCTGTTGTTCACCTATTTCCTATTTTCAAAACTGAGAAACTATGCTGGTCTCTGCATCATGAGCTACGCTTTCGCTTTAGGCACCTTCTACGTCTTTCTAATATTTGGTGCCGGACTAGTGAACAAGGCGACTTGCACGGCAATGGGATTCGTTCTGCACTTCTTCACCTTGTCGCATCTCACGTGGTCTACCGTGCTTGCTGTCAATCTTGTGAACTTATTTGTTGTTAAACGAATGCAAAATCCCGCGTCGTCTGGGCAGTTAATTTGgaaaaaattccttttcGCCTCCCTATATGCCTGGGGACTACCACTGGTCATCTGTTTAGCCTGTACCATTCTGATCTATACGACCAACATGGATATTGCCTATGCTTCGACCACCGTTTGCTGGCTTCAAGGGAGTAGACTTGCATCTATTTTGGCCGTGGCAATTCCTGGCGCAGTTGCTCTTGTTGTGAATCTGAGCTGTTATATCGGATTGGCTGTAGTTCTGAGCAGAGATCTGAAAGCCACACAGAATGTTTCACAAAAATCCAAAAtgttgaaattgaagaaaaagtgccGCGTATTTTTGGGGCTATTCTGTCTGCTCGGACTGACGTTAGGTTTTGCTTGGATTGCTGCATTCGCGGGAAAGGAGTGGTTATGGTATATTTTTTTCGCAGCTAACATAACGCAGGCAATCGTCATATTCTTTGTATTCGTCGTGAGCCAAAAAACGCGAGCGTTGTACAAGAAGAAATTCCGTGCTAAGCACTGGCAGTTGCCATCAAGCAATCAATCTGAAAGTACAAAAACGTCGATGGTGAATAAAACAGACTCAATGGCTATGGCGAAAATTTAG
- the LOC136183314 gene encoding peroxidasin-like, producing MSWISALVLCIISATAIVATTFSTPTESSTTTNVPPTTPMPPKVFFPTTDDMDFRYVLEKLGRVDAWNGTTGQIDCDKIVADNTVDGKEFPSIDGLCNNLAHPFWGATKAPFARMTGTHYGGDGMNDPTTERLGRPLPNARNVSVSYDFGRTIFDHQHSFLIAEFGHFVAHDVSKKSGGSNVNCKKDRANPICFDIPVPPNDHQFGAGQPNEAFRTPYLELKRSGTVKLVKGAKQARQQFNDNTGLVDASAVYGSNVDTAMSLRRLSDADLLAFHDRAGKEFLPFDAGFSGKLSAKCQGQLPLCYHAGDSRATQSTTLAMVHGLWLRLHNRIVVELKGLNSHWSEERVYREARQIVAALLQRVVYEEYVPALLGKRVVDAMLPSYGGYNESVDPTIFIEFVSAAFRMGHSQMVSRIDLLDPDYTPIGELLLRDDFKQAGRYYLEPKASFDNYMRGLLGKKAYEVDRFTTKELNDYLFQPVDATGRPNGPADDLTAVTIQRGRDHGLPSWLVMKNIAVDYFKTANVRVPNPIMEDGRERRLLAIYGDMGRIDLYVGGVSETHMPKSELGPTFSYIVAKQFLHSRDGDRFFYKNPGVFMPSQERAIDATTLAAIICYVADNPDTMKVQANAFDFAKNDQRQYCSDLLTTNGLDLKPWKELPCADEYSTAVCDRWKSSGGCSLRDEEMSVKKCRKTCRKC from the exons ATGTCTTGGATAAGTGCACTTGTTCTCTGCATCATCTCGGCTACAGCAATCGTTGCGACTACTTTTAGTACGCCGAccgagtcgtcgacgacaacaaaTGTGCCGCCAACTACACCGATGCCGCCAAAAGTTTTCTTTCCCACCACCGACGACATGGATTTTCGGTACGTTCTCGAAAAACTAGGGCGAGTCGACGCGTGGAACGGCACCACCGGCCAAATCGACTGCgacaaaatcgtcgccgataACACGGTCGACGGCAAAGAATTCCCGTCGATCGACGGCCTCTGCAATAACCTCGCCCATCCTTTCTGGGGAGCGACGAAGGCTCCGTTCGCGCGCATGACCGGCACTCActacggcggcgacggaatgAACGACCCGACGACGGAACGTCTCGGCCGTCCGCTGCCGAACGCGAGAAACGTATCGGTGTCGTACGACTTCGGACGAACGATTTTCGATCACCAGCACTCGTTTCTCATCGCCGAATTCGGCCACTTCGTCGCGCACGACGTATCGAAGAAGTCGGGCGGGTCGAACGTGAATTGTAAGAAAGATCGAGCGAATCCGATCTGTTTCGACATTCCGGTGCCGCCGAACGATCATCAATTCGGCGCCGGTCAACCGAACGAAGCATTTCGAACCCCCTATCTCGAGCTCAAACGATCGGGAACGGTGAAACTCGTCAAAGGAGCCAAACAAGCGCGACAGCAATTCAACGACAACACgggtctcgtcgacgcgtcggcCGTCTACGGATCGAACGTCGACACGGCGATGAGTCTGCGTCGACTGAGCGACGCCGATCTGCTCGCCTTTCACGATCGAGCGGGTAAAGAGTTCTTGCCGTTCGACGCGGGTTTCAGCGGAAAGTTGAGCGCAAAATGCCAGGGTCAGCTCCCGCTCTGCTATCACGCCGGCGACTCGCGCGCGACccagtcgacgacgctcgcaATGGTGCATGGACTCTGGCTACGACTGCACAatcgcatcgtcgtcgaactaAAAGGGCTGAATTCGCATTGGAGTGAGGAGCGAGTGTATAGGGAAGCGCGGCAGATTGTCGCCGCGTTGCTTCAACGCGTCGTCTATGAGGAGTACGTGCCGGCGCTTCTCGgaaagcgcgtcgtcgacgcgatgcTTCCGTCGTACGGCGGCTACAACGAGTCCGTCGATCCGACGATTTTTATCGAGTTCGTGAGCGCCGCTTTTCGCATGGGTCACAGTCAAATGGTCAGCCGAATCGATTTGCTCGATCCGGACTATACGCCGATCGGCGAACTTCTCCTgcgcgacgatttcaaacAGGCAGGGCGTTACTACTTGGAGCCGAAGGCTTCCTTTGATAACTACATGCGCGGTCTTCTCGGAAAAAAGGCGTACGAAGTGGATCGTTTCACGACGAAAGAACTGAACGATTACCTTTTCCAGCCGGTCGACGCGACGGGACGACCGAACGGTCCCGCCGACGATCTGACGGCGGTCACGATCCAACGCGGACGCGATCACGGTCTTCCCAGTTGGCTCGTCATGAAGAACATCGCCGTCGATTATTTCAAGACGGCGAACGTCAGGGTGCCGAATCCCATCATGGAGGATGGACGCGAAAGGCGACTTCTCGCCATCTACGGCGACATGGGACGCATCGACTTGTacgtcggcggcgtttcGGAGACGCACATGCCGAAGAGCGAACTAGGTCCGACCTTCTCCTACATCGTCGCCAAGCAATTCTTGCACAGTCGCGACGGTGACAGGTTCTTTTACAAGAATCCCGGCGTTTTCATGCCGAGTCAAGAGAGggcgatcgacgcgacgacgttggcggCGATCATATGCTACGTGGCGGACAACCCGGATACGATGAAGGTTCAGGCTAATGCGTTCGACTTCGCTAAGAACGATCAGCGTCAATACTGCTCGGACCTACTCACTACAAACGGTTTGGATCTGAAACCTTGGAAAG aACTTCCGTGTGCTGACGAGTATTCCACTGCGGTGTGCGATCGGTGGAAGTCTTCGGGTGGTTGCAGTCTGCGGGACGAGGAGATGAGCGTGAAGAAATGTCGAAAGACGTGTCGCAAGTGCTGA
- the LOC136183316 gene encoding E3 ubiquitin ligase Rnf157-like translates to MGQLFARNNGDVEQANGAGPAYCYPPPNGAYFGNRFQLGNETFDTTEPESYLFGDNHDLNFLGRRPSQFPYPAPQLGEPTRTIRSLINIRKDTLKLVRKNGNSDGYHIEFIFDCDVNCTVNFYLFATEDVENGKLKYVSKRDKLAVPQFAFKRGSGQVFKEKSGYEITPTKWNQDELTFNRDKPHHYPLVIHIEASSEGNRGHSHCLIGSFEKNSDGSYSLKPVKQKQMVDGCLFVLQEIYGLENKEKKSNKLLSDTEDEADIDDDNVDTISQNGIECVICMGDPKDTLFLPCRHLCVCHECAESLREQSSNCPICRQPFKALLRLEALKRCSADAGGTQDGSAKYVSVPLIEALDSCSGTGVISPSPHDIETIDENEDEDGRVVVVKPAEGTAPSVSAVDVVLPGTPANSETASRSSSFVPGSGRKVSSLSDDV, encoded by the exons ATGGGACAGCTATTCGCTCGAAACAATGGCGATGTAGAGCAAGCGAACGGCGCTGGACCGGCGTATTGTTATCCTCCACCGAACG GTGCGTATTTCGGCAATCGCTTCCAACTGGGCAACGAGACGTTCGACACGACCGAACCGGAGTCGTATCTCTTCGGCGACAATCACGATCTAAACTTCCTCGGCCGAAGACCAAGCCAA TTTCCGTATCCCGCACCTCAACTGGGAGaaccgacgagaacgattcgAAGCCTGATCAACATACGAAAGGACACTCTCAAGCTAGTTCG AAAAAATGGAAATTCGGATGGCTATCATATCGAGTTCATTTTcgactgtgacgtcaattgcaCGGTGAATTTTTATCTCTTTGCCACTGAAGACGTAGAGAACGGGAAACTCAA ATATGTGTCCAAGCGTGACAAATTGGCTGTTCCTCAGTTTGCGTTCAAGCGCGGCTCCGGACAGGTTTTCAAGGAAAAATCCGGCTATGAAATCACACCCACTAAGTGGAATCAAGACGAG TTGACGTTCAATCGAGACAAGCCCCATCACTATCCACTTGTAATTCACATTGAGGCAAGCAGTGAAG GAAACAGAGGTCACTCTCATTGTCTGATTGGCAGCTTTGAAAAG AATTCAGATGGCAGCTATTCGTTGAAGCCTGTCAAGCAAAAGCAGATG GTTGACGGCTGTTTGTTTGTCTTGCAAGAGATCTACGGGCTcgagaacaaagaaaagaaatcgaacaaA CTATTGAGTGATACTGAAGACGAAGCGGATATCGATGACGACAACGTGGACACGATATCGCAGAATGGAATAGAGTGTGTCATCTGTATGGGAGACCCGAAGGACACGCTCTTTCTACCCTGCCGTCATCTTTGCGTGTGCCACGAGTGCG CTGAGTCGCTGCGAGAACAGTCGAGCAATTGTCCCATATGCAGGCAAC CCTTCAAAGCTCTGCTCCGCCTTGAAGCTCTCAAGCGATGCTCTGCTGATGCCGGCGGCACTCAG GACGGCTCGGCAAAGTACGTTTCGGTTCCTCTGATTGAGGCGCTGGACAGTTGCAGTGGCACGGGCGtgatttctccttctccacATGACATTGAAACGATTGATGAGAACGAAGATGAGGACGGTCGCGTGGTGGTCGTTAAACCGGCTGAGGGGACGGCGCCGTCGGTGAGCGCCGTTGACGTTGTGCTTCCTGGAACGCCAGCCAATAgcgagacggcgtcgagatcCTCGTCGTTTGTGCCGGGAAGCGGAAGAAAGGTGTCGTCGCTGTCTGACGATGTGTGA
- the LOC136183315 gene encoding probable alpha-galactosidase codes for MNRRFLALALLAKVLLFASGAQTGSMIAQTPPMGWSSWNHFTCAGINETVVKGVADAMVSSGLKDFGYIYVNLDDCWQINRTADGVIVPDPTKFPNGIPSLVNYVKAKGLKFGLYTSRGVMTCQRRPGSYGYEEIDAKTYASWGVEFLKNDNCYPAPHSDPNTDYGKMSLYLNATGKQFVHSVQTPEPIEIAYNVSNMRRVGHDIQDHYDSMLSLVQEARQQGLAKYAHPGFWNDLDMMEIGNGHMTTIEYITHMSLWCLLKAPLIMGNDVRNIDKETLTILTNKEVLAVNQDALGVQGTLRANRSVVISTNALVAAQSCVSGSQYQTWKFNVSSGAILNVETGACLSAPTSNLVQVSVQPCDSGNPAQKWAFGDHNKIHPAQDKLRCLDVYMYSGPPIQLANCKNTSFQNQQFAFESDGTFRPNVSKLCVGLQPVAQAEVWGGPLSDNAFAAVLLNKDAKPRNITVQWSDLNFSSSASYSVRDLWQRKDMGTFTQNYTALDVPVHGVAMIKLTPS; via the exons AtgaatcgtcgttttcttgccttGGCACTGCTTGCAAAAGTCCTTCTGTTTGCCTCCGGTGCTCAAACTGGTTCCATGATAGCTCAGACACCGCCGATGGGATG GAGCTCTTGGAATCATTTTACCTGCGCTGGAATCAACGAAACCGTTGTGAAAGGCGTCGCAGATGCAATGGTCAGCTCAGGCCTAAAAGACTTCGGATACATCTACGTCAACTTGGACG ATTGCTGGCAGATAAACAGAACGGCTGATGGAGTTATTGTGCCAGATCCAACGAAATTTCCTAACGGCATTCCGAGTCTAGTCAACTATGTCAAAGCGAAAGGACTGAAATTTG GTTTATATACGTCTCGTGGCGTAATGACATGTCAACGTCGGCCGGGCTCGTACGGATACGAAGAGATAGATGCAAAGACTTACG CTTCTTGGGGAGTTGAGTTCCTGAAAAATGATAATTGCTATCCTGCACCGCACTCAGACCCCAACACCGATTACGGGAAAATGTCGCTTTACCTCAATGCAACGGGAAAACAATTCGTACACAGCGTTCAGACACCGGAGCCTATAGAAATAGCCTACAACGTGTCGAACATGAGACG AGTTGGACATGACATTCAGGATCATTACGATTCTATGCTCTCACTCGTCCAGGAAGCTCGACAACAGGGATTGGCTAAATATGCTCATCCA GGCTTTTGGAATGACTTGGACATGATGGAAATAG gaaacgGACACATGACTACAATAGAATACATCACTCATATGTCATTGTGGTGCCTGCTTAAAGCGCCTCTTATAATGGGCAACGACGTGAGGAACATTGACAAGGAAaccttgacgattttgacaAATAAAGAG GTCTTAGCTGTGAATCAAGATGCTCTGGGTGTTCAAGGCACCCTTAGAGCGAATAGGTCCGTTGTAAT AAGTACCAACGCTCTTGTTGCTGCTCAGTCCTGCGTCTCTGGAAGCCAATATC agaCGTGGAAATTCAACGTTTCGTCTGGCGCTATACTAAACGTTGAAACCGGCGCCTGTCTTAGTGCACCGACGTCCAACTTGGTGCAG GTTTCTGTACAGCCTTGCGACAGCGGAAATCCAGCGCAAAAATGGGCTTTTGGAGACCATAACAAAATACATCCGGCTCAAGACAAACTTCGCTGTTTGGACGTCTACATGTATTCTGGTCCTCCGATTCAGTTGGCAAATTGCAAAAA CACGTCGTTTCAAAATCAACAGTTTGCATTTGAAAGCGACGGAACTTTCCGTCCCAACGTTAGTAAATTGTGCGTCGGTTTGCAACCTGTTGCTCAAGCTGAAGTGTGGGGAG GACCTCTCTCTGACAACGCCTTTGCGGCCGTTTTACTCAATAAAGACGCAAAGCCTCGCAACATAACT GTTCAATGGTCAGATCTCAATTTTTCAAGCAGTGCTTCGTACAGCGTTCGTGACTTGTGGCAACGCAAGGACATGGGAACATTTACG CAAAACTACACTGCTCTTGATGTTCCAGTTCACGGAGTTGCAATGATCAAACTCACCCCATCTTGA
- the LOC136183320 gene encoding uncharacterized protein has product MATHLSFVLQLAIITSCAAARESQPTIAILRDLGKAAGLFIGSAAGVSHFQNDSQYNLTLGQQFSLVTPENACKWTATEPSNGKFDFTECDFILNVAMTFKQVFRGHNLCWGVHNPSWLQKLAGNKTALIDVLTRHVHTVASRYKGKAYAWDVVNEAVLDNPTSNQTLKTNIWYPAVSNYIDLAFKTAHEADPQAKLFYNDYNSEGLNGKSNAIYEMLKSMIQRGIPVHGVGLQSHFTLGDDFTKMKNPKLGRPAPSYNDMAANIKRLADLGLEVHITELDVSFAGGTGTEQQKLQQQAEVYGNVLKACLSNKMCKNYEVWGYIDKYSWRKSNYEPDLFDSNYKPKPCFDTVAAMLQNKTVV; this is encoded by the exons ATGGCTACTCACTTGTCCTTCGTGCTCCAACTCGCTATCATCACAAGCTGTGCAGCTGCTAGAGAGTCCCAGCCCACAATTGCCATACTAAGAGATCTGGGAAAAGCTGCCGGGCTGTTTATCGGTTCCGCAGCGGGCGTATCCCACTTCCAAAATGACTCGCAGTACAATCTCACATTGGGACAACAATTCAGCTTGGTGACTCCGGAAAATGCCTGCAAATG GACTGCCACGGAACCGTCGAACGGCAAATTTGATTTCACCGAGTGCGATTTTATTCTCAACGTAGCCATGACATTCAAGCAGGTGTTCAGAGGACACAACCTCTGCTGGGGTGTTCACAATCCAAGCTG GTTGCAAAAGCTGGCTGGGAATAAAACTGCTTTGATTGATGTTCTTACTCGGCACGTGCACACTGTCGCAAGTCGGTACAAAGGCAAGGCGTACGCATGGGACGTCGTGAATGAAGCCGTGCTCGATAACCCTACTTCAAATCAAACTCTCAAGACGAACATTTGGTACCCAGCTG TTTCAAATTACATTGACCTGGCGTTTAAAACAGCTCACGAGGCTGATCCTCAAGCCAAACTCTTC tacaatgactacaattctgaaggactaaatGGCAAGAGCAATGCTATTTATGAAATGCTGAAATCGATGATCCAACGAGGCATACCTGTCCACGGCGTTGGGCTGCAGAGTCATTTTACCTTGGGAGATGATTTCA ctaaaatgaaaaatccCAAACTGGGAAGACCGGCTCCGTCATACAATGATATGGCTGCAAATATTAAGCGTCTGGCGGACTTGGGTCTCGAAGTTCATATCACTGAGTTAGATGTCAGCTTTGCTGGGGGCACTGGAACAGAGCAGCAAAAGCTTCAGCAGCAAGCCGAAGTTTACGGAAACGTTCTGAAAGCATGTCTAAGCAATAAAAT GTGCAAGAACTATGAGGTGTGGGGATATATTGACAAGTACTCGTGGCGCAAAAGCAACTACGAGCCTGATTTGTTTGACTCCAACTACAAGCCGAAACCGTGCTTTGATACCGTCGCTGCCATgctacaaaacaaaactgTCGTATGA